The Melopsittacus undulatus isolate bMelUnd1 chromosome 12, bMelUnd1.mat.Z, whole genome shotgun sequence genome has a segment encoding these proteins:
- the LOC101877489 gene encoding lysophosphatidic acid receptor 6-like encodes MAGISWTEGVSNETDANSSAEFHLEADFQYSLFTVIYSVVFVLGLIENMLALYLLSCRVKHTSHSYVYMINLVLVDTLFVCMLPFKIHYHLNGNNWIFGDIACRITGTLYYINICLSIAFFTCICVDRYVAVLHPFTYIQIKVIHYVVVVTVLWVVALSIMVPLILGGPLHNRGVGNTVACFENFATSSWTSRMTAYNILALVFGFVIPFAIILISYPLIAKRISRIKSSIHKRNALSTIYIILVICTLCFLPYHLTHLLHFLMRIQVIQNKAFASLIYKMRKVTLALVSFNCCLNPLLYYFSSSSKQWHFSFKLRSRSQVVFTICDQKLGESSYVYKLHQRHGDGQ; translated from the coding sequence ATGGCAGGCATTTCCTGGACTGAAGGAGTCTCCAATGAGACAGATGCCAATTCCAGTGCAGAATTCCATTTGGaagcagacttccagtattCCTTGTTTACTGTAATCTACAGCGTTGTATTCGTGCTGGGACTGATAGAGAACATGCTGGCTCTGTacctgctgtcctgcagggtaAAGCACACTTCTCATTCCTATGTGTACATGATTAATCTAGTTCTGGTGGACACcttgtttgtgtgtatgttGCCTTTCAAAATTCATTACCACCTGAATGGGAACAACTGGATCTTTGGGGACATAGCCTGTAGGATAACTGGGACTCTGTACTACATCAACATCTGCCTCAGCATCGCCTTTTTCACCTGCATCTGTGTGGACCGCTATGTCGCAGTGTTGCATCCCTTCACCTACATCCAGATCAAGGTCATCCATTATGTTGTGGTGGTCACAGTGCTTTGGGTGGTTGCTCTGAGCATCATGGTCCCCCTCATCCTTGGAGGTCCCCTCCACAACAGGGGTGTGGGGAACACAGTAGCATGTTTTGAGAACTTTGCCACCAGTAGCTGGACTTCCCGCATGACAGCTTACAACATCCTGGCCttggtgtttgggtttgtgATCCCATTTGCCATCATTCTGATCAGCTACCCTCTCATTGCCAAGAGGATCTCCcgcatcaaaagcagcattcaCAAGAGGAATGCCCTGAGCACCATCTACATCATCCTGGTCATTTGTACTTTGTGCTTTCTCCCCTATCACCTCACTCACTTGCTCCACTTCCTGATGAGAATCCAGGTCATCCAGAACAAGGCATTTGCCAGCTTGATCTACAAGATGCGGAAGGTCACCCTGGCCCTGGTGAGCTTCAACTGCTGCCTTAACCCACTCCTGTACTActtcagctcctccagcaaGCAGTGGCACTTCAGCTTCAAGCTCAGATCCAGGTCTCAAGTGGTGTTCACCATCTGTGACCAGAAACTTGGGGAGTCCTCCTATGTTTATAAACTGCATCAGAGACACGGAGATGGACAATAG